The sequence TTTGTTCCAGCCTCTGTATTCCTTTCCTCATCTCTTTCTCCATTTCTAATAAAATTGATGTTAAATCAGACTTTGTGTCCCCTTCTGCAATTGATCCTTTTATCTGACTTGGTGTTGTAGTTGAGCCCGGAGGTGGTTTTTCTGCCTGTATTAGCCATAGTTTTGTCCGCAACAATAGAAGCAGACTCTCTCCCTTCCCTACTTCCTTTCAAATATTCAGAATACAaagtaacaaataaaaaataaagttccaGTTATTATTTAAGATATTAATTCAGAATAACTAAATGATTTTTAACAATTTTCAACAATTACATTTATGTATGAAGTTTCAATTTTTGATTTCTGTATAGAGAGGAGAAAAAGcaaaagggaggaaggagagaaagaaaagaaataaaataagtaaagatatatatatatattgctttctTTTCCCACCAATGCttgtcttgttgtttagtcgtttagtcgtgtccaactcttcgtgaccccatggaccagagcacgccaggcactcctgtcttcaatgCTTGTAATTATATCCAAATATCACTAGATGGCACTTTGTCCTTTATTATAGGGAAAtacttaaaagaaaaatataaaacccCTGCAATTGTTTTTTAGCCACACTCTGTCACTGTATCACTGTAATTCCATCCTTAATCTCTCACTCTACTTTCTCATGGTGTACTTTTCCTCTAAACTAATATTTTGATATTTGATTTCCTGTTTTCCCTCTTTCATTACAACTTATTTGCAAAGCTTCCCAGGatacaaaagaaaagaatagaaaagaaaaataaagtaaGAAAGCCTTTAAACCCAACTTTGTCTCCTAATACAAACAGAGGTTTTACAAGTCTCCTTTCTTATTTGCAAAAACCATGTATCTCAGCAGTGTGATTCTTCCTTCTGGGGGTTTTAAAACCAAATCTCCCTGTACTTCATGGACAGAGAACTCCCTTTCCTGTGAGGAACCTCTTTATTTGAAAAGGCAATCACACAGTAACACTGTATTTTTACTAGTGCTTGCTAAAtttaaagggacatgggtggtgctgtggtctaaaccatggagcctcttgggcttgccgatcggaaggtcggcggttcaaatccccacaacggagtgagctcccgttgctatgtcccagctcctgccaacctagcagtttgaaagcacaccagtgcaagtagataaataggtatgtcccattgcaccagaagcggtttagtcattctggccacatgacctggaaagctgtctgcggctcccgtggcctgaaagcgagataatgaccacaaccccatagtcaccttttactggacttaaccattcaggggtcctttacctttgctaaATTTAAACGCATGAAATTCTGGAAGCAGAAGGAACAAACTAGCAGGCAacgtgaaatatacttggagacgagtgttgatttcatgttctttatttcaACTCATAGCAAACAGGGAGTAAGTTTTCccaaaaacctctggctatatatacattatttacacaatggctcCCTcatgattggctgattcaactccccACCTGGagctgattcacttcctcctggagccggattgggcggctcctgcagaccaatcaggatgctgccttctaggatcctacttgcctattgttctaggatccaagctcagtacataacacaacgtTGGGCCAAAACATGCATCAGCAGGCCGTACTTACTGGCAGTCATAGGAGAAGGCCATCAGTGTTGACTGACACCTACCTTGATTTTGAAGTTTTATATATTTGCCCTTCCCCCACTCCGCATCTTTACCTCTGTGTCCTCTCTGGCAATCAGCCCTGCCCTTCCTGATTTCCCATCCactgacccccaccccccaccctgcctgGAGAGACTGCCTAACCATAGAGCTAAGGCTACAGAGCAGCTCCTGCTTGTGGTTGGATGGGAACCAGACATGACAAGCTGCCTCTTGCCCTCCTGCTCTTGGGGCTTTGATGAGAAACTGCCCCTCCCCCGCCCCAATTAACTGTTAGAACTATAGAACCAGAAGGGTCCCCAAGTGTCACCTGGGCTGACTTCTGAGAAAACACGCTGCTTCTAAAAAGCCTGAACTATATAAATCTAGGACACGCTACCTCCGGTCCCCGCCACAATTACAAGCAgctgggcttacttctgagtaagcgcttattctttctttttaaagcatcGTCATACCCGCGTCTCTCTGCAAAGCGAAAAGTGACTCAGCGTTTCTCAAGCAGCTGGCTGTGTGAAGGCGTCGGCAGGGAGTGTTTGTTTGAGACCAGGAGCCGAACATTTCTTCAAGCCACGTGTGAGTAAAGACTGAGTGGAAAGCTGAAAGCTGGATGGAGCTATGGCTGGACTTGGAGCTGGAGCTCAAGGGGGAGCTTCATATTTTCCAgtagagaaactgggagaatCCAGTTATATGTCATGGAGTTTACAGATGCAGCCAAGAAAGAACAATGTTCGACTGTTATTGTtaaccctcctgtaaaagaggagGATGAAGAGTTAGATGATACAGACCAAAGGCTGGAAGATAAAGCCTATGTCAATCTAATTTTGAGTTTAGAGAAGTCACAGTTATCTCAAATGTGAGACCTTGAAACAGCAAGTGAGATTTGGAAAGCACTGAGAGCGATACACGTTAGAGATACTGCTGGTAGTAAAATTACTCTAATGAGAGCTCTGTACCGAGCCAGACTAAGTGAGGGTGAATGTGTTTCAAAACACCTTCAAAGaatgcattatttattttcacagttaaatgaacttggggaacatttttctgaGCAGAGAAAGGTTTATATTGTGCTGTCTTCACTTCCTGAGTCATGGGATAATTTTGTGATGACGCTGGAGGCAATTCCAGAAAGCCAATTAACGATGCATTTCTTAACTGGGCATTTgcatgaggaggaggaaagacGCCATGAGAGGAAGGCCACAACACCTCACCATAACTCCGGAAATGGAAGGCGGTCCAGTAAAATATATGCAACTGATGAGGAGCGGCAACATAAAGAGGTCATTGACCACACAGAGGAAGCAGCTTTCACAGTCAGAATATGCTATCATTGTGGGTCAACCAAGCATTTAGTATGACAGTGCACTGTGTTTGTGGGAGAAAACACAAGAAAATGGCGGCCTGCATTTGCTGAGAAGTGAGGAGACAGAAATAGTCGAATCCAGTATGTTTCTGTAGCAGTTTGAGGCACCAGTCACGACCTTGGACAGGACTGGATTTTAGACTCTGCAGCGATAAACATTTTTGTTAAGTCTGCACAAGCCCTTGTAGAAAAGCAACCTTGTAAATCTGTAAATGTAGTACTAGCTGACGGAACAGTGCGTGAGTCAGCTAGAAAAGGTAGTGTGAATAGTAACTGTTTAAACACCAAATTTACCAATGTATTATGTGTACAAAGTTCAGAAAATAATTTGCTTTCAGTTGCAAGTCTTGTTAAACAGAGGTTTAAGATAACTTTCTCTGGTTCAGGCTGTAAAATAGAGAAAGCTGGAAAAGTGGTTACAGCGTCACTAAAGaatggtttgtttgcttgtttgtttttaaagaccaGCTAGTAAGTGAGTCTGGGGTATGTGTTAAATCCTGTAATAGAGCCTTGCATGATGAGTACCAGCATCTGTGGCATCATTGCTTGGGGCATGCCAATTTACGCAGTATTGCAAAAATGCCAGAATTAAGTAagggaattaaaatgaaaaaatgttCAGCTTTTCTGGACTGCAATACCTGCAAGGAGTCTAAAAGTAAGCGGGGATTTTATCCTGAAAGTAATAGAATTAACAAGAAGCCATTTGCTTTAGTACACTCAGACTTTTGTGGGCCATTTGCAGAATCCGAAGGAGGAGCAAAGTTTTTTCTGGTTCTTCTGGATGATTATAGCCGGTATACTTGGGTATACTTGTTAAAACACAAAAGTGAAACTGGTCAACTGATTAAAAATTGGGTCAACTATACAGAAAGGCAGTTTCCTACAAAGTTACCCAATTGCAGTGACCGTGGAGGCGAGTTCATGTCTGAAGCCCTCCAGATATGGTTGAAAAAATGTGGCATTAGTCACTGTAAATCGTGTCCTTTTTCACCCAAAGAAAATTCGATTGCAGAATGCAAGATAAGGTATTTACAAACAATGGTAGACTCTATGCTATGTGATTCTGGCTTATCCATAAAATTCTGGGGAGAAGCAATTCTCTGTGCTATTTACATACCGAACCGATTGTTTCATTCTACCTTAAACAATACCCCTCATTTTTTGCTTTATGAAAAAAAGCCTTTTTTGGACCACATTAAAACTTTTGGTTGTTGGGCTTGGGTTCACATCCCAAAAGGACAAAGAAGGAAAGGAGATCCCAAGGCAAAGAGACTTAGATTTGTTGGTTATCAAAGTTGGTCAAAAGGGTATCATTTTGCACTAGGGTGTGGCAGGTTGGGCTCGTTTACATGGAAATTCAGAAGTTGTTTTATTTTCAGAAGGTACAGCTAAATTTGTGAAATCTGAGGAAGAAAAGCCACAAACTAAAGAAAGTTCTGAAAGTGATAGTGATGAGGAATCAGGGGATGAGGGTCCCAGTACACAATCTCCTAAAGCTGAACCAATTTCTCCTGAGCGAGATGAATCAAGAGGGGAAGATAGTTCAGAGGAGGAAAGTTCTCAAGTTAGAAAATCAAAAAGAAGCAGTAAGGGGGTACCTCCAGAAAGGTTTACTATACAAGAAGTTAAAACTGTTGATGTGAAGAAAGAACCTTGTGATTATGAGGAGGTTTTAAAGATACCACACTAGGAAATAATAATGTGGAAAAATGCAATGAGAGCAGAAATGAAATCTTTGGCAGAACATAATGTGTTTACTATTGAGCCATGGCCAGAAGGAAAAAAGGCAGTGGACTGTAGATGGGtgtataaaataaaacacttgGCAGATGGTAGTGTTAAGTACAAAGCTAGGCTGGTAGCACATGGCTTTATGCAAAGAAAAGGTGAAAGTTTTGATGAAACCTTTTCTCCTACTGCAAGGAGTGAAAGTGTACGTTTATTGCTAGCTATTGCAGCACAACGTGGGTTTAAGGTAAACCATTTTGATATTGAAACAGCTTATGTTAATGCAAATCTGCACGAAGAAATTTTTATGAATCAAGGACCAGGATTTGAGGCAGGTGAACAGAATTCTGTATATAGGTTACACAAAGCAATCTATGGGCTCAAACAATCAGCTAGAAATTGGAACGAGCTTCTCgataattctttaaaaaatcttGGCATTAAAAGAAGCCTAGCTGATAATTGCTTGTACACTAAAGGAAAGGGTGATAAACAAGAATTATGTTTGTCTTATGTTGATGATAAGTGAAACAATTTGCAGAACTAAGAAAagagtttaaagtaagagatttggGACCAGTGAAAAATTATCTCGGTCTAGAAATTCAAAGGACAAACAATGGAAGTTTTTTGTTGAGTCAGACGAAAGGACGAAAGGATATATGATTTCTGACATGATTGAGAATCGTAGAGCCAGGGACGGAGAACTTTAAAGGGTTAAAATCAGGGTGTGGAAAATATGAAAACGAGGAGAGGCAGGaattggagatatgcttcagaggtccagactatggggagcccCGAAAAATCAATACTTACAATTTGaattataatttggtctttttttaattttagtttttttgttttatttggattatgattggatatgtggatcggatgttttttattggaaaattaataaaaatgatttggaaaaaagaaaaagatgggcTCTGCTTCAACATGTTGTGCCCCTCCAACCATCTGTAAACTGAACTTCAcgataataaaaatttattttttaaatgtattgctgattcattttttgaatgttttaaagagtTGTTTCTACCAATAATTATATTCAGTCTCATTATAAAtccctttcaattttttaaaaaataaatcctgtcATGTATATGTAGTCGAAATTCAAAAAGAGGTTCCCAGACTGGAGGTTATCCACACAGAAAcccaaaagaaaaggaggaagtctCCAGGTGGAAATATAggcctttattgaaatacaaatgtTCCTGCAAAGAACCATATCCgataaaatgctttttaaaataaacttccaAATTGCACatcattcctttttttattaaaatattttattaacatatagaACCCATACATGTACATTTACACaataccttattttcataacataaagcATACCTACATTATATTATACCTACCCATACTATACATACCAACACACCTAACCCCACACGAATACCCTcaaagtgacttgacttccagccgttcttgttacACTATTTTTCCAATTGGcttaaacacatttcattatttatttaatctcttcttctatcttaactttactctcctttcactctaatcatgttctggattcactcaatatctgtcaaaagttctactttttccacatagcttttgatgtattccttaaagatagcccactccttattcactttgcactcccaccacatgtgtagaAAGGTTCCCGCCCCGTTGTTGTATCTCCAACAAACATCACTacagtttttatacatttttgccagtctaACCGGGGTCAGGTACCATCTGTATTGCATTTTCGTTACATTCTCTCTTAAATTGTAGCATGCCGTAAATGTAATATCCCTGTCTCACAGCAGTTCCCATTAGCTCATCATATTTTCCCCTAAATCCTGGGCCTACTTTACCATCGCTATCTTCACTTCACCTTTACCTCCCATTCTAGGAGCAAATCATATAGTTTGGAAATATGTTTACTTTTAGATTGGAGTAAGTACTCATCCAATCTTGAAATTTCTTTCtcaaatcctttttctttctcttttgtcaTCTCTGATTTGAAAGAACTGCAGCCACTTGTTCAAATATTTCTTAACTTCCTTATATCCTTTCAATTTAAGTTTATTATTTTCCTCTTTCAGTAATCCTTATATGTTGCCCAGTTGTTATTCATATTCTTTCTCTTTAGTCATGATTTCTAAGGTGAGGTCCaccaaggtgttttgggttctagaatccctttatatttcatccatatTTTATACAATGATTTCCTTATAAAACCCATGTGGACTCTCTCCTTTTCATCTATTAGGTATGCAAACCATCCAAATCGAGTGCCTACGTCCTCCATATCTAACACATCAGCGTCCTTTAACTCCCTTAAGCAGGTCAGAACTGCTGCAGCATGATATAATTCCAGGTCAGGTAGGTCAAATCTACCTCTCTTTCTCCGATCaataagtaatttatattttattctaggGTTTTTTTTGGATGGAATGGCAAATTGCACATCATTCCTATTCACCAATCAAAGGATTGCAGCAATCTTAATAGTTTCAACCCAATGTCATCATCCTGAACTAACCAAAATCATTTgcgttattatttttcttttttggagaagGGGGGGCACCCAGGGGAGAGCTGGGGGAGCCCACCTTTCTATGTGTTGACAAATGATATGATATATATGGTACAAATGTGATAAAGGGTATTTTTAGTTACTCTCTTGCCCTTTCTTCTATACAAATGTGTTTTGTAAGGGTTGTTCAATAATGTTTgccttattatttttcttttttggttttccctctgtatgaattctttgatgggaagtgagaacaTCCTtccgaatgaagctctttccacattccaagcactgatatggtttcccccctgtatgaattctttgatgggtctTGAGATGGGTGCTTTGACTGAAGTTTTTCCCACATTCacagcactgatatggtttctgacctgtatgagttctttgatgggtcATGAGATAGGAACTGTgagtaaagctctttccacactcatgacattgaaaaggtttctcccctgtgtgaattctttgatggaaagtgagactggaactgtgacgaaagctctttccacactcatggcaatgaaaaggtttctcccctgtatgaattctttgatgggaagtgagcttggCCCCCtcccggaagctctttccacattccaaacactgatatggtttctcccctttatgaattctttggtgcaaAGTGAGAGTGTAACtgtgacgaaagctctttccacattccaagcactgatagggtttccttcctgtatgaattctttggtgcaaAGTGAGACTGTGCCtgagactgaagctctttccacattccaagcactgatatggtttctctcctgtatgaattctttgatgggaagtgagatggcccccctggctgaagctctttccacattcaaagcactgatatggtttctcccccgtatgaagTTTTTGATGCAAACTAAGACCCTGCATGtacctgaagctctttccacattccaggcatggatatggtttctcccctgtatgaagtcTGTGATGGGAAGTAAGCTGCCACCTCTTacggaagctttttccacattccaagcactgatatggtttctcgcctgtatggactctttgatgggaagtgagatcacctctctgacgaaagctctttccacattccaagcactgatagggtttctcccctgtatgaattctgttatGGGAAGTGAGTTGcaccctctgactgaagctctttccacattccaagcattgatatggtttctcccctgtatggattctttgatgggaagtgagatcacctctctgacgaaagctctttccacattccaagcactgatagggtttctcctctgtatgaattctgttatgggaagtgagactggaacTGTgacgaaagctcttcccacatttcaagcactgataGGATTTCTCCCGTGTATGAACTCTATGATGCACAGTTAGATTGGAActttgactgaagttctttccacattctaagcattgatagggtttcttccctgtatgaattccttgatgggaagtgagaccggaactgtgacgaaagctctttccacactcaaggcATTGAAAAGGTttatcccctgtatgaattctttgatgggaagtgagaccaaccttctgattgaagctctttccacatttcaagcattgatggggtttctcccctttatgaattccttgatgggaagtgagaccggaactgtgacgaaagctctttccacactcaaggcATTGAAAAGGTTTTTcctttgtatgaattctttgatgggaagtgagaccatccttccgactgaagctctttccacacttcaAGCACTCATAGGGTTTctgccctgtatgaattatttgatgggaagtgagatgttcCTTCCGACGGAAGttatttccacattccaagcactgataaggtttctcccctgtatgaattctttgatggcaagtcaGATTCTGACGGTgattgaagctcttcccacattctctGCACTGATACAATTTCTCTCCGCTGTTAGTTTTTTCATGTGAAGAGATTCTATCCCTCCGAACAAAGCTCTTTCCTTGATGTGAGGTGGACTGGGGGCTCTGGCAGATGTTCTCTCCGCACTTTGTATATTTATCTGACTTCTCTGCTATGTGAATTCTGTTGTGGTcccccttgttcttcccttccaattcatcaccatctgcaatgaagagagaagctaattagagcctcaggaagaacAAAGTTAATGAATGCTTGTGATAGAGGAGGAACTGAAGAGAGTTAGATGTGAGCCCTTACTATAGTTTTCACTG comes from Podarcis raffonei isolate rPodRaf1 chromosome 2, rPodRaf1.pri, whole genome shotgun sequence and encodes:
- the LOC128409345 gene encoding zinc finger protein 883-like isoform X2 — encoded protein: MDPLDGDELEGKNKGDHNRIHIAEKSDKYTKCGENICQSPQSTSHQGKSFVRRDRISSHEKTNSGEKLYQCRECGKSFNHRQNLTCHQRIHTGEKPYQCLECGNNFRRKEHLTSHQIIHTGQKPYECLKCGKSFSRKDGLTSHQRIHTKEKPFQCLECGKSFRHSSGLTSHQGIHKGEKPHQCLKCGKSFNQKVGLTSHQRIHTGDKPFQCLECGKSFRHSSGLTSHQGIHTGKKPYQCLECGKNFSQSSNLTVHHRVHTREKSYQCLKCGKSFRHSSSLTSHNRIHTEEKPYQCLECGKSFRQRGDLTSHQRIHTGEKPYQCLECGKSFSQRVQLTSHNRIHTGEKPYQCLECGKSFRQRGDLTSHQRVHTGEKPYQCLECGKSFRKRWQLTSHHRLHTGEKPYPCLECGKSFRYMQGLSLHQKLHTGEKPYQCFECGKSFSQGGHLTSHQRIHTGEKPYQCLECGKSFSLRHSLTLHQRIHTGRKPYQCLECGKSFRHSYTLTLHQRIHKGEKPYQCLECGKSFREGAKLTSHQRIHTGEKPFHCHECGKSFRHSSSLTFHQRIHTGEKPFQCHECGKSFTHSSYLMTHQRTHTGQKPYQCCECGKNFSQSTHLKTHQRIHTGGKPYQCLECGKSFIRKDVLTSHQRIHTEGKPKKKNNKANIIEQPLQNTFV
- the LOC128409345 gene encoding zinc finger protein 883-like isoform X1 encodes the protein MKEMDPAKLVRMDGGRWMVDLVRLSPASLRTISECSLPGTSERSDGDELEGKNKGDHNRIHIAEKSDKYTKCGENICQSPQSTSHQGKSFVRRDRISSHEKTNSGEKLYQCRECGKSFNHRQNLTCHQRIHTGEKPYQCLECGNNFRRKEHLTSHQIIHTGQKPYECLKCGKSFSRKDGLTSHQRIHTKEKPFQCLECGKSFRHSSGLTSHQGIHKGEKPHQCLKCGKSFNQKVGLTSHQRIHTGDKPFQCLECGKSFRHSSGLTSHQGIHTGKKPYQCLECGKNFSQSSNLTVHHRVHTREKSYQCLKCGKSFRHSSSLTSHNRIHTEEKPYQCLECGKSFRQRGDLTSHQRIHTGEKPYQCLECGKSFSQRVQLTSHNRIHTGEKPYQCLECGKSFRQRGDLTSHQRVHTGEKPYQCLECGKSFRKRWQLTSHHRLHTGEKPYPCLECGKSFRYMQGLSLHQKLHTGEKPYQCFECGKSFSQGGHLTSHQRIHTGEKPYQCLECGKSFSLRHSLTLHQRIHTGRKPYQCLECGKSFRHSYTLTLHQRIHKGEKPYQCLECGKSFREGAKLTSHQRIHTGEKPFHCHECGKSFRHSSSLTFHQRIHTGEKPFQCHECGKSFTHSSYLMTHQRTHTGQKPYQCCECGKNFSQSTHLKTHQRIHTGGKPYQCLECGKSFIRKDVLTSHQRIHTEGKPKKKNNKANIIEQPLQNTFV